A window of the Buchnera aphidicola (Taiwanaphis decaspermi) genome harbors these coding sequences:
- the hisD gene encoding histidinol dehydrogenase, translating into MNIFNNIIFWENCSVTKRNEILKRPIIFSNKNIKKKVKKIIKEIKKYGDKSLSKYTLLFDKLKLKSFNVSKKNILNSHKKINKKFKKHINISFKNINNFHEKQINDVLNVKIQSGINCQQIFRPIDSVGLYIPGGTSPLVSTILMLSIPAKIAGCKNIIMCSPPPISHELLYTANLCGIKKIFSVGGAQAIAALAYGTETIPQVNKIFGPGNAYVTEAKMQLIQECNGETSIDFPAGPSELMIISENVCKPDFIAADFLSQLEHGLDSQSILLVNDINLANEVCNNLNIQINNLSKKKIILKSLKKSYIIITKNIKESIDISNIYAPEHLIIHSKFPRKILEKINNAGSIFLGEWSPESVGDYASGTNHVLPTYGYAKSYSGLSIYDFQKRIFVQELTPEGLIKLSKTVKYLSDFENMDAHKNSVKIRTDFLKEKNEYKY; encoded by the coding sequence ATGAATATATTTAACAATATAATTTTTTGGGAAAATTGTAGTGTTACAAAAAGAAATGAAATATTAAAAAGACCAATAATTTTTTCTAATAAAAATATTAAAAAAAAAGTAAAAAAAATTATAAAAGAAATAAAAAAATATGGAGATAAATCTTTATCCAAATATACATTATTATTTGATAAACTTAAATTAAAAAGTTTTAATGTATCTAAAAAAAATATATTAAATTCTCATAAAAAAATAAATAAAAAATTTAAAAAACATATTAACATATCTTTTAAAAACATTAATAATTTTCATGAAAAACAAATAAATGATGTTTTAAATGTTAAAATACAATCAGGCATAAATTGTCAACAAATATTTCGTCCTATAGATTCTGTTGGTTTGTATATACCAGGTGGAACTTCACCTTTAGTATCTACAATCTTGATGTTAAGTATACCTGCAAAAATAGCTGGTTGCAAAAACATAATTATGTGTTCTCCACCTCCAATAAGTCATGAATTATTATATACAGCTAATTTATGTGGTATAAAAAAAATATTTTCAGTTGGAGGAGCTCAAGCTATAGCAGCTTTAGCATATGGAACAGAAACTATACCACAAGTCAATAAAATTTTTGGACCTGGTAATGCATATGTCACAGAAGCAAAAATGCAATTAATTCAAGAATGTAATGGTGAAACATCTATAGATTTTCCAGCAGGACCTTCAGAATTAATGATTATATCAGAAAATGTTTGTAAGCCTGATTTTATAGCTGCTGACTTTTTGTCACAATTAGAACATGGTTTAGATTCTCAATCTATTTTATTAGTTAATGATATTAATTTAGCTAATGAAGTGTGTAATAACTTGAATATACAAATAAATAATTTATCTAAAAAAAAAATTATACTTAAATCATTAAAAAAAAGTTATATAATAATAACAAAAAATATTAAAGAATCGATTGATATATCTAATATATATGCTCCAGAACATTTAATTATACATTCTAAGTTTCCAAGAAAAATTTTAGAGAAAATAAATAATGCTGGTTCTATTTTTTTAGGTGAATGGTCTCCAGAATCCGTTGGTGATTATGCTTCTGGAACTAACCACGTTTTACCTACATATGGTTATGCTAAATCATATTCTGGGCTAAGTATTTATGATTTTCAAAAAAGAATATTTGTTCAAGAATTAACTCCTGAAGGATTAATAAAATTATCTAAGACTGTAAAATATTTGTCAGATTTTGAAAATATGGATGCACATAAAAATTCTGTTAAAATAAGAACCGATTTTTTAAAGGAAAAAAATGAATACAAATATTAA
- the hisC gene encoding histidinol-phosphate transaminase encodes MNTNIKKLIRKNLINFTPYQSARHIGGNGKVFLNANEYPISTKISYDVNLNRYPEPQPKSIINLYASYASVKKDNVIVTRGSDESIEIIIKAFCNPEKDYILYFPPTYDMYKISAEIMGIKYISVPKLSNWQLNIDDIKKINKNVKLIYICSPNNPTGNIINVKDIIKLVEIFSKKSLIIIDEAYIDFCLESSVLSLINKYKNLIILRTLSKAFALAGLRCGFAISNIEIISILKKIIAPYPIPTPVIKIAEKSLNSENILLLKKRVKKIKKNRKFLIQNLKKMSYVKKIFDSSTNYILVKFYYSKKIFEYLCSQGIILRDQSDKLNLKNCIRITIGTYKECCILIKKLNLFIKKNIFRD; translated from the coding sequence ATGAATACAAATATTAAAAAATTAATAAGAAAAAATCTTATAAATTTTACCCCATATCAGTCAGCTCGTCATATAGGTGGAAATGGGAAAGTATTTTTAAATGCAAATGAATATCCTATATCCACAAAGATTAGTTATGATGTTAATTTAAATAGATATCCTGAACCTCAACCAAAATCTATAATAAATTTATATGCCTCATATGCTTCTGTCAAAAAAGATAATGTTATTGTTACTAGAGGTTCTGATGAATCTATAGAAATTATTATAAAAGCTTTTTGCAATCCTGAAAAAGATTATATTTTATATTTTCCACCTACTTATGATATGTATAAAATAAGCGCTGAAATTATGGGAATTAAATATATTTCTGTACCAAAGTTATCTAATTGGCAATTAAATATAGATGATATAAAAAAAATTAATAAAAATGTAAAATTAATATATATATGTAGTCCTAATAATCCTACAGGAAATATTATAAACGTAAAAGATATTATTAAATTAGTTGAAATTTTTAGTAAAAAATCATTGATTATTATAGACGAAGCTTATATAGATTTTTGTTTAGAGTCTAGTGTATTATCATTAATTAATAAATATAAAAATTTAATTATTTTAAGAACATTATCTAAAGCTTTTGCTTTAGCAGGATTAAGATGTGGTTTTGCTATATCTAACATAGAAATTATATCTATATTAAAAAAAATTATTGCTCCTTATCCTATACCTACACCAGTAATTAAAATAGCAGAAAAATCATTAAATTCTGAAAACATTTTATTATTAAAAAAAAGAGTTAAAAAAATAAAAAAAAATAGAAAATTTTTAATTCAAAATCTAAAAAAAATGTCTTATGTTAAAAAAATATTTGATAGTTCAACTAATTATATTTTAGTAAAATTTTATTATTCTAAAAAAATATTTGAATATTTGTGTTCTCAAGGAATAATTTTAAGAGATCAAAGTGATAAATTAAATTTGAAAAATTGTATTCGTATTACTATAGGAACTTACAAAGAATGTTGTATTCTAATAAAAAAATTGAATTTATTTATTAAAAAAAATATTTTTAGGGATTAA
- the hisB gene encoding bifunctional histidinol-phosphatase/imidazoleglycerol-phosphate dehydratase HisB: MNNKFLFIDRDGTLIEEPKKNFQVDHINKLILEPYVIYSLTNLIRHNFRFVMVTNQDGLGSNNFPMEKFLKPHNFLINLFKSQKIFFDKVFICPHKISDNCFCRKPKTKLVDNFIKKSGINLKKSYVIGDRDTDKCFAKNIGIKSILYDRKKNNWKNIEKFLTKLDRYGKSKRESNETKIKIKVWLDRAGHSNINTKLKFFDHMLHQIAIHAGIKMNILVHGDVNIDDHHTIEDTGIVLGKAILNSLGNKVGINRYGYTLPMDEALANCVLDISGRPGFFFKANFKNQKVGDISTEMIEHFFYSLSYSMGITLHLNTKGHNDHHIAESLFKAFGRTLKKAILVTNNLIPSSKGII; this comes from the coding sequence ATGAACAATAAATTTTTGTTTATTGATAGAGATGGTACTTTAATAGAAGAACCTAAAAAAAATTTTCAAGTTGATCATATAAATAAATTAATATTAGAACCTTATGTTATTTATAGTTTAACTAATTTAATTCGACATAATTTTAGATTTGTTATGGTTACAAACCAAGATGGGTTAGGAAGTAACAATTTTCCTATGGAAAAATTTTTAAAACCTCATAATTTTTTAATAAATTTATTTAAATCACAAAAAATATTTTTTGATAAAGTTTTTATTTGTCCTCATAAAATATCAGACAATTGTTTTTGTCGAAAGCCAAAAACTAAATTGGTAGATAATTTTATAAAAAAAAGTGGTATTAATTTAAAAAAAAGTTATGTAATAGGTGATAGAGATACAGACAAATGTTTTGCTAAAAATATTGGTATTAAAAGTATCTTATATGACAGAAAAAAAAATAATTGGAAAAATATAGAAAAATTTTTGACAAAGTTAGACAGATATGGAAAGTCAAAACGTGAATCTAATGAAACTAAAATAAAAATAAAAGTATGGTTGGACCGTGCTGGTCATAGCAATATTAATACCAAATTAAAATTTTTTGATCATATGTTACATCAAATAGCAATACATGCTGGTATCAAAATGAACATATTAGTACATGGAGATGTAAATATTGATGACCATCACACAATCGAAGATACTGGTATAGTATTAGGAAAAGCTATTTTAAATTCATTAGGTAACAAAGTAGGAATTAATAGATATGGTTATACTTTACCTATGGATGAAGCATTAGCTAATTGTGTTCTAGATATTTCTGGTAGACCTGGATTTTTTTTTAAAGCTAATTTTAAAAATCAAAAAGTAGGAGATATTAGTACTGAAATGATTGAACATTTTTTTTATTCTTTATCTTATTCCATGGGTATAACATTACATTTAAATACTAAAGGACATAATGATCATCATATAGCAGAAAGTTTATTTAAAGCTTTTGGACGTACATTAAAAAAAGCTATTTTGGTTACAAATAATCTTATTCCTAGTTCAAAAGGTATTATTTGA
- the hisH gene encoding imidazole glycerol phosphate synthase subunit HisH, with the protein MNIAILDTGCSNLFSVKWSIIRLGYNPIITRVPEILFKSDKLLLPGVGTAKIAMQQIYKSELIDLIKNYKKPILGICLGMQLLGNKSDEGNINTLGLFDIPVSILKSKKLPLPHVGWNKVIHNKDNILFQGIPNNSWFYFVHSYSMKINKYTIAYSTYGVKFSSAIYKKNIFGVQFHPERSGKNGSKLIQNFLEI; encoded by the coding sequence ATGAATATTGCAATTTTAGATACTGGTTGTTCAAATTTGTTTTCTGTTAAATGGTCTATAATTAGATTAGGTTACAATCCAATTATTACTAGAGTACCAGAAATTTTATTTAAATCAGATAAATTATTATTACCTGGTGTTGGAACTGCTAAAATAGCTATGCAGCAAATATATAAAAGTGAACTTATTGATTTAATTAAAAATTACAAAAAACCTATACTAGGAATATGTTTAGGTATGCAATTATTAGGTAATAAAAGCGATGAAGGTAATATAAATACATTAGGTCTTTTTGATATACCTGTATCTATTTTAAAAAGTAAAAAATTACCTTTACCACACGTTGGTTGGAATAAAGTAATACATAATAAAGATAATATATTATTCCAAGGAATACCTAACAATTCTTGGTTTTATTTTGTACATAGTTATTCTATGAAAATAAATAAATATACAATTGCTTATTCTACCTACGGTGTAAAATTTAGTTCAGCAATTTATAAAAAAAATATATTTGGAGTACAATTCCATCCTGAACGTTCTGGAAAAAATGGATCTAAATTGATACAAAATTTTTTGGAGATATGA
- the hisA gene encoding 1-(5-phosphoribosyl)-5-[(5-phosphoribosylamino)methylideneamino]imidazole-4-carboxamide isomerase: MIIPALDLIDDKLVRLYQGDYNKKKFYDNDFKKILEKYKESGVKYIHLVDLLRAKVPSKYNINILRNIISHTNISFQIGGGIRNKKDINELLSIGAKKIVISSLSITDPNKTKKYLKYFGGKKIILALDIIINLKKQKEIYINGWRKNTHKILEDVINYYIPYGLNNVLCTDINKDGTLNGPNIILYKELSKIFSNINFQASGGVSSLKDIDNIKNTGVKSIIIGKALLEKKININEAISCWQKE; the protein is encoded by the coding sequence ATGATTATCCCTGCTTTAGATTTAATTGATGACAAATTAGTAAGATTATATCAAGGTGATTATAATAAAAAAAAATTTTATGATAACGATTTTAAAAAAATACTTGAAAAGTATAAAGAATCAGGAGTTAAATATATACATTTAGTAGATTTATTAAGAGCTAAAGTACCTAGTAAATATAACATTAATATCTTAAGAAATATAATATCGCACACAAATATTTCATTTCAAATAGGAGGTGGTATAAGAAATAAAAAAGATATAAATGAATTATTATCTATAGGAGCAAAGAAAATTGTAATCAGTTCATTATCTATAACTGATCCAAATAAAACAAAAAAATATTTAAAATATTTTGGTGGCAAAAAAATAATATTAGCATTAGATATTATAATCAATTTAAAAAAACAAAAAGAAATATATATAAACGGATGGAGAAAAAACACTCATAAAATTTTAGAAGATGTAATTAACTATTATATTCCTTATGGTTTAAATAATGTTTTATGTACTGATATTAATAAAGATGGAACACTTAATGGTCCAAACATCATTTTATACAAAGAATTGTCGAAAATTTTTTCTAATATTAATTTTCAAGCATCAGGAGGTGTATCTTCTTTAAAAGACATAGATAATATTAAAAATACAGGTGTTAAATCAATCATTATAGGTAAAGCTTTATTAGAAAAAAAAATTAACATTAATGAGGCTATTTCATGTTGGCAAAAAGAATAA
- the hisF gene encoding imidazole glycerol phosphate synthase subunit HisF has protein sequence MLAKRIIPCLDVKNGLVVKGVNFRGHKIIGDILPLVNRYINEGADELVFYDITATTDNRLIDKSWVSKIAKSINIPFCVAGGIKSIKEAKMILSLGADKISINSPAIENPYLITKMSEHFGVQCIVIGIDTSYDKKNKSYFVNKYTGDEKKSFMTNIRTIDWVKKVQKLGAGEIVLNVMNNDGLKNGYDIYHLNEIRKICNVPLIASGGAGKMNHFYDVFKQSNVDGALAASVFHKSLINIKTLKKYLSNKKIEVRLC, from the coding sequence ATGTTGGCAAAAAGAATAATACCATGTCTTGATGTTAAAAATGGTTTGGTAGTTAAAGGAGTAAATTTCCGTGGTCATAAAATTATAGGCGACATTTTGCCTTTAGTTAATAGATATATTAATGAAGGAGCTGATGAATTAGTTTTTTATGATATTACAGCAACTACAGATAATAGATTAATAGACAAAAGCTGGGTATCTAAAATTGCTAAATCTATTAACATACCTTTTTGTGTTGCCGGTGGTATTAAAAGTATAAAAGAAGCTAAAATGATATTATCTTTAGGAGCTGATAAAATTTCAATAAATTCTCCTGCTATAGAAAACCCTTATTTAATTACAAAAATGTCAGAACATTTTGGAGTACAATGTATCGTTATTGGTATAGATACATCTTATGATAAAAAAAATAAATCTTATTTTGTAAACAAATATACTGGTGACGAAAAAAAAAGTTTTATGACTAACATAAGAACTATTGATTGGGTAAAAAAAGTACAAAAGTTAGGAGCAGGAGAAATTGTTTTAAATGTAATGAATAATGATGGTTTGAAGAATGGTTACGATATTTACCATTTGAATGAAATTCGTAAAATATGCAATGTTCCTTTAATAGCTTCAGGTGGAGCAGGAAAAATGAATCATTTTTATGATGTTTTTAAACAATCTAATGTAGATGGAGCATTAGCAGCGTCTGTTTTTCATAAAAGTTTAATCAATATTAAAACATTAAAAAAATATTTGAGTAACAAAAAAATAGAGGTTAGGTTATGTTAA
- the hisIE gene encoding bifunctional phosphoribosyl-AMP cyclohydrolase/phosphoribosyl-ATP diphosphatase HisIE, which yields MLKEKIIEHVDWEKVNNLLPTIIQHNFSGEILMHGYMNKDALQKSISTKLVTFYSRVKKRLWTKGETSGNFLNLIEYSLDCDKDCLLILANPINDTSCHLKKRSCFDPLYSKITFLYLLEKKISRIKNNFNHKSYTSQLYKKGVNKIAQKVGEEGVEVAIASVLKDSSNLINEVSDLIYHILVLLQSQNISFFEIISNLKKRNNKLNK from the coding sequence ATGTTAAAAGAAAAAATCATAGAACATGTTGATTGGGAAAAAGTAAATAATTTATTACCTACAATAATTCAGCATAATTTTTCAGGAGAAATACTTATGCATGGATATATGAACAAAGATGCTTTACAAAAAAGTATCAGTACTAAATTAGTTACTTTTTATTCTAGGGTTAAAAAAAGGTTATGGACTAAAGGTGAAACATCAGGTAATTTCTTAAATTTAATTGAATATTCTTTAGATTGTGACAAAGATTGTTTGCTTATTTTAGCTAATCCTATTAATGATACATCTTGTCATTTAAAAAAAAGAAGTTGTTTTGATCCTTTATACTCTAAAATAACATTTTTATATTTATTAGAAAAAAAAATATCAAGAATAAAAAATAATTTTAATCATAAATCTTATACTTCGCAACTATATAAAAAAGGTGTTAATAAAATAGCCCAAAAAGTAGGTGAAGAAGGTGTAGAAGTTGCTATTGCATCTGTATTAAAAGATTCTTCAAATTTAATTAACGAAGTATCTGATTTGATATATCATATATTGGTTTTATTACAAAGCCAAAATATAAGTTTTTTTGAAATAATTTCTAATTTAAAAAAAAGAAATAATAAATTAAATAAATAA
- the gndA gene encoding NADP-dependent phosphogluconate dehydrogenase yields MQKQDIGVVGMAVMGKNLAINISKKNYKVSIFNRTREKTDNFICKHLTPNIKPYYSIKKFINSLQIPRKILLMVKSGKSTDETINTILPYLNEGDILIDGGNAFYKDTIRRYKNLESKKINFIGAGISGGEYGALHGPSIMPGGNKNSYKIIYPILKKISAKYKNKPCVNYIGPDGSGHYVKMVHNGIEYADMQLIAETYFLLKNILGMNNKNISNIFENWNNGELNSYLIQITIDIFRKKNKKGLYLIDLILDEASNKGTGSWTSKSALDLSIPLSLITESVFSRYISSMKHHRILASKILNGPNKINYIEDKKKFIENIRRALYLSKIICYAQGFLQLQSASNYYKWNLKCGDISKIFRSGCIIRAKFLKKIADAYSNNIKVVNLLLTPYFQNIANKYQYSLRKIVSFSIKNGFPVPVFSSAISYYDSYRTRTLPANLIQAQRDYFGAHEYKRHDKHGSFHTDWSK; encoded by the coding sequence ATGCAAAAACAAGATATTGGTGTTGTAGGAATGGCTGTCATGGGTAAAAATTTAGCTATTAATATATCAAAAAAAAATTATAAAGTTTCCATATTTAATAGAACTAGAGAGAAAACCGACAATTTTATTTGCAAACATTTAACACCTAATATAAAACCTTATTATTCAATAAAAAAATTTATTAATTCATTACAAATACCTAGAAAAATATTATTAATGGTAAAGTCTGGGAAATCTACTGATGAAACTATTAATACTATTTTACCATATTTGAATGAAGGAGATATATTAATTGACGGTGGAAATGCATTTTATAAAGATACTATTAGAAGATACAAAAATCTAGAATCTAAAAAAATAAATTTTATAGGAGCTGGAATTTCAGGAGGAGAATATGGAGCATTACATGGTCCTTCAATAATGCCTGGAGGTAATAAAAATTCTTATAAAATTATTTATCCTATATTAAAAAAAATATCTGCTAAATATAAAAATAAACCTTGTGTAAATTACATAGGTCCTGATGGTTCTGGTCATTATGTTAAAATGGTTCATAATGGTATTGAATATGCTGATATGCAATTAATAGCAGAAACATATTTTTTATTAAAAAATATATTAGGTATGAATAATAAAAATATATCTAATATATTTGAAAATTGGAATAATGGAGAATTAAATAGTTATTTAATTCAAATCACTATAGATATTTTTAGAAAAAAAAATAAAAAAGGTCTTTATTTAATAGATCTTATATTAGATGAAGCTTCTAACAAAGGTACTGGTTCTTGGACAAGTAAAAGTGCTTTAGATTTATCAATACCGTTGTCTCTTATTACCGAATCTGTTTTTTCAAGATATATATCATCTATGAAACATCATAGAATTTTAGCCTCAAAAATACTAAATGGTCCTAATAAAATAAATTATATAGAAGACAAAAAAAAATTTATAGAAAATATACGTAGAGCTTTATATTTAAGCAAAATAATATGTTATGCCCAAGGTTTTCTACAATTACAATCAGCATCTAATTATTATAAATGGAATCTAAAATGTGGAGATATTTCTAAAATATTTAGATCAGGTTGTATCATAAGAGCTAAATTTTTAAAAAAAATAGCTGATGCTTATTCAAATAATATAAAAGTTGTTAATCTTTTATTAACTCCTTATTTTCAAAATATTGCTAATAAATATCAGTATTCTTTAAGAAAAATAGTTTCTTTTTCTATTAAAAATGGTTTTCCTGTTCCAGTTTTTTCCTCTGCTATTTCATATTATGATAGTTATCGTACAAGAACATTACCAGCAAATCTTATTCAAGCCCAAAGAGATTATTTTGGTGCTCATGAATACAAACGTCATGATAAACATGGATCTTTTCATACTGATTGGTCTAAATAA
- the metG gene encoding methionine--tRNA ligase: MKKKIMREIIVTCAFPYANGSIHLGHMLEHIQADIWVRYLRMNNNKVWFICSDDAHGTPIMLKSKKMNISPEKMVNQMFKNHKKDFINFNIKHDLYSTTHRKTNLFFVEKIYHLLKKKKLIEEKNVYQFYDICENMFLPDRFVKGNCPICKSYDQYGENCDICGATYNPIELIDPYSTVSHSKPVLKKTNHLFFNLSFFKKFLKKWQKSNVLQKQVYNKMKEWFKIGLKDWNISRDKPYFGFKIPGFPNKYFYVWLDAPIGYISNFYDLSRKKNIDFYNFWKKTTKTELYHFIGKDITYFHSLFWPAILKASNLRQPTKIFVHGYLTINGKKISKSKGDIITSSEWIKKLDSDSLRYYLASKMSPGIEDIEINFSDFCLKINSEVVNKIVNIASRCSSFINKKFYNILSDKIYDINIYKKFVSQTNNVLFLFENREFSKLINKVLKYSNKINKYFTEKKPWLITNNNLLQNICSICLNLFRIIATWLKPIMPILSKKVEFFLNTKLLWKNIDIPLLKHKIRNFNHLYEKININLAKEFKFNNF; this comes from the coding sequence ATGAAAAAAAAAATTATGAGAGAAATTATTGTAACATGTGCTTTCCCATATGCAAATGGTTCAATTCATTTAGGACATATGTTAGAGCATATTCAAGCTGATATATGGGTTAGATATTTAAGAATGAATAACAATAAAGTATGGTTTATTTGTTCTGATGATGCTCATGGCACTCCAATTATGTTAAAATCAAAAAAAATGAACATAAGTCCAGAGAAAATGGTTAATCAAATGTTCAAAAATCATAAAAAAGATTTTATTAATTTTAATATAAAACATGATTTATATAGTACTACACATAGAAAAACAAATTTATTTTTCGTGGAAAAAATATATCATTTATTAAAAAAAAAAAAATTAATTGAAGAAAAAAACGTATATCAATTTTATGATATATGTGAAAATATGTTTTTGCCAGATAGATTTGTAAAAGGAAATTGTCCTATATGCAAATCTTATGATCAATATGGAGAAAATTGTGATATATGTGGTGCAACTTATAATCCAATTGAATTAATAGATCCATATTCAACCGTTTCACATAGCAAACCTGTTTTAAAAAAAACTAATCATTTGTTTTTTAATTTATCCTTTTTTAAAAAATTTTTAAAAAAATGGCAAAAAAGCAATGTTTTACAAAAACAAGTTTATAATAAGATGAAGGAATGGTTTAAAATAGGATTAAAAGATTGGAATATATCTAGAGATAAACCTTATTTTGGTTTTAAAATACCTGGTTTTCCAAATAAATATTTTTATGTATGGTTAGATGCTCCAATTGGATATATTAGCAATTTTTACGATTTATCTAGGAAAAAAAATATAGATTTTTATAATTTTTGGAAAAAAACTACTAAAACAGAATTATATCATTTTATAGGAAAAGACATAACATATTTTCATAGTTTATTTTGGCCCGCAATATTAAAAGCATCTAATTTAAGACAACCTACAAAGATTTTTGTTCATGGATATTTAACTATTAATGGAAAAAAAATTTCTAAGTCTAAAGGAGATATAATAACTTCTTCTGAATGGATAAAAAAATTAGATTCTGATAGTTTAAGATATTATTTAGCTAGTAAAATGTCTCCTGGTATTGAAGATATTGAAATAAATTTTTCAGATTTTTGTTTAAAAATTAATTCTGAAGTTGTTAATAAAATAGTAAACATAGCTTCTCGTTGTAGTAGTTTTATTAATAAGAAATTTTACAATATTTTATCAGATAAAATATATGATATAAATATTTACAAAAAATTTGTATCACAAACTAATAATGTTTTATTTTTGTTTGAAAATCGCGAATTTAGTAAATTAATCAATAAAGTTTTAAAATATTCAAATAAAATTAATAAGTATTTCACTGAAAAAAAACCATGGTTAATAACTAATAATAATTTATTGCAAAATATATGTTCAATATGTTTAAATTTATTTCGTATTATTGCAACTTGGTTGAAACCAATTATGCCAATATTATCTAAAAAAGTAGAATTTTTTTTAAACACTAAATTATTATGGAAAAACATAGATATACCATTATTAAAACATAAAATAAGAAATTTTAACCATTTATATGAAAAAATAAATATAAATTTAGCAAAAGAATTTAAATTTAATAATTTTTAA